The DNA segment TTTACCATTCAGAATATGGCCAAATTGGCGATTAAAATTTCTAACCGCGTAGAGAATGAGGAATTAACGGCTATCCCTACGGAGAAAGCTCCTTTTGATCTGGAATTGAAATGGACGGTTGCAGACAATGGCAATGGTGGTACTACCGCTAAACATATTATTACTGCAGATCTGAATATGATGATGAAAATGCTGGCGGCAGGTCCACTGCAGAAATTAGCAAATCATCAGACGGAAAGACTTGCAGAAGTATTGAAGTAATTTTTTTAAATAAAAAAAAGGAGGTGTTCATGGTTTGGAAGCCTCCTTTTTTTAGGCAGTGTACAGAAATCTGTGTAAATGAAATTTGGGGTTAGGGTATCAGACCTTAACCCTTTGTTCAAAAATAGCAATAAACTGATTTATAATCAACGGCCAGTTATGAATGGGCATCGTCCACTTTTTAGTGGCTTCCATTAAGGCCAGGTAAACAGATTTTTTCACAGCCTCATCGGTTGGAAAAGACATTTTATTTTTGGTGTATTTTCTGATCTTTCCATTCAAATTTTCAATTAAATTAGTTGTATAAATGATTTTCCTGATTTCCAGGGGGAACTCAAAAAATGCCGTCAGGTCATCCCAGTTTATCCGCCAGCTTCGAATCGCATAAGGATATTTTATTCCCCATTTTAACTCAAATGTTGTGAGTTCAGCTTCTGCTGCCTGCTTATTGGGAGCTGAATAAATGGGCTTCATATCTTCCGTAAATGGCTTTTTATCCTTCCATACCACATACTTGCAGGCATTACGAATCTGATGAACCACACAAATCTGAGTGGTAGATTGCGGAAATACAGAACGGATGGTCTGAGTAAAGCCACCCAGGTTATCGGTGCATGTGATCAGAATATCCTGAACACCTCTGGTCTGCAAATCAGTGAGCACACTCATCCAAAAAGCACTACTTTCATTCTTTCCCAGCCATAGCCCCAATACTTCCTTACGGCCTTCCATATTAAGTCCAACAGCCAGATAGATCGTTTTATTGATGACCTTATTACTTTCTCTTACTTTGAAAACAATGCCATCCATCCACACAATCATATATACCGGATCAAGTGGGCGATTCTGCCAGGCTAAAATATCATCAGTTACTCTTGCTGTTATGGTCGAAATGGTAGAGGGTGGTAAACGAAAGTCATATAACTCACGAAGTTCTTCTTCAATGTCAGCATTGGACATCCCCTTGGCATATAAAGAAACTACCAACTTTTCTATGCCTTCTGAGAGTTTACTCCGTTTGGGAAGGATCTGTGGATCAAAACTGGAATCCCGGTCTCTGGGGACTTTGACATCCAGTTCTCCATGTTCTGTTTTTACCTTCTTTTCGCCATAACCATTACGGGAATTATCGGTTTGTTTGCGTTGTTTATCGTGCTTAACATAGCCCAGATGAGAATCAAGCTCCCCTTCAAGCATCTTTTCAACGCCTCGTTTATACATCTGATCCATGAAGCTCATGAAATCTTTGCCGTCCTTAAACTGTTTAAGGAAATCGTCATTTAAAAAATCTTCTGCTTGCATCTTTTAAATTCCTTTCTCTAATTTACATAAAAATGGGATCTAAGTTTTTACCTCAAATCCCATTTACACAGTTTTTTGGATACTGCCTTTTTTTATTGGGTTTATTTAAGAAATAGGACCTCTTAGATAAACGAACCTCTTTACACCGGAACCCATTGGTTGAGGTATCTGCGTTGCAAGCGCATTTGAAATGTAAGTCTCGATATTACTACCAAGAGTCGAAGGGGTTGTACTTTCCTCATTAAGATAAACCGCACATATATGTTCACCAAATATACAAAGAGGTTTTACTGAAACCAATCTATACTTAGTTGGATCAAAGGGATTTCCCCCCACGTTCCAGCCTGTAAATGCATACCAATTAGCCATGAGAAATATTACTTTTATAAATCAAAAAGCAACAAAAACTTTAATATCACTTACTCTTTTCAAGGTTTTCAGCATCTCCTTTATTGTACTACCAATTTACATGCTATATCTGTAATTTAATAGGGGCATATGTCTCAAAAACAAGGTTTAGCAATTCATCGTCATGAGGTCAATGAATGACATTGTAAAGTCTACTATTGGCAAGAATGTACGCTTATCGATCTCAGAGATCCTATAGTTCTAGATGTCTTATTTTTTGTCCCAGTCATGTGGCAACCAACGGTTAGGAAGATCGGTCGTATTATCAGGATTTGTATTGGGCGGTATAATATCTACGGGGAAATCTCTATCGAGTTTTGTGATGCCCTCATATTGGTCAAATTCAGGATATTTTTCATATAAACCGTCTATAACAAAAAGTTTATTGCGCTCATAGTCCTGAATTTTCTCATTCTTCTCATCATATTTACGATAGCTAACCTGTCCTGTTTCATCAAAAACGAAATGTAAACGGTAATCTTCATTGTCACTACTTTCAGAACTGAAACTATAATACCAAATCTCATCTAAAAAAATCTTATCCGTGTGAATTTTCGAGGGAGAAAAAAAATAAGTCAGATAGATTCTATTTGCATCATCTAAAAAATCAGCTTTTACATGCCCTCCTTTTAAAACTAAATAACAGAAAAGCGCTTCCTCATTAAACATGGTTAGTTCATAATGTAACCCCTGTTTATGATTTATTCTTGCAATATCCTTTGCGGTCATCGCTCCGGATTCATACTTTTTCTTATACTTTGTCTTATTTGATATATCCAATCTTCCAATTAACTGAATTTCAGACTGAAGTTTTTTTACTGAGGCCCAATAGTTTTGATATTTTAATTCCATGAGAGATTAATTATTAAATCCTCCTCCAACTGCCATTTTGCAATCCGGTTAAAAAACCTGTCGTTGTTAATAATTTAAGATTGAAGCATTACCTTATTTTTTGTCCCAATCAGGTGGTAACCAACGGTTAGGAAGATCGGTCGTATTGTCAGGATTTGTATTGGGCGGTATAATATCTACGGGAAAATCTCTATCAAGTTTGGTGATGCCCTCATATTGGTCAAATTCCGGGTATTTTTCATATAAACCGTCTATAACAAACAGTTTATTGCTCTCATAGTCCTGAATCTTCTCATTCTGTTCATCATATTTCCGATAACTG comes from the Pedobacter sp. FW305-3-2-15-E-R2A2 genome and includes:
- a CDS encoding SRPBCC family protein; translated protein: MTVIESTTDINQPVATVYAFLADLNNHQQLMPENIYNWSSTNDEASFTIQNMAKLAIKISNRVENEELTAIPTEKAPFDLELKWTVADNGNGGTTAKHIITADLNMMMKMLAAGPLQKLANHQTERLAEVLK
- a CDS encoding IS256 family transposase; the protein is MQAEDFLNDDFLKQFKDGKDFMSFMDQMYKRGVEKMLEGELDSHLGYVKHDKQRKQTDNSRNGYGEKKVKTEHGELDVKVPRDRDSSFDPQILPKRSKLSEGIEKLVVSLYAKGMSNADIEEELRELYDFRLPPSTISTITARVTDDILAWQNRPLDPVYMIVWMDGIVFKVRESNKVINKTIYLAVGLNMEGRKEVLGLWLGKNESSAFWMSVLTDLQTRGVQDILITCTDNLGGFTQTIRSVFPQSTTQICVVHQIRNACKYVVWKDKKPFTEDMKPIYSAPNKQAAEAELTTFELKWGIKYPYAIRSWRINWDDLTAFFEFPLEIRKIIYTTNLIENLNGKIRKYTKNKMSFPTDEAVKKSVYLALMEATKKWTMPIHNWPLIINQFIAIFEQRVKV